In one window of Leptospira yasudae DNA:
- a CDS encoding helix-turn-helix domain-containing protein, with translation MKSKSTFDRIMQNPQRRKSFEKKYNEFYLSEMISELMEQEHISVRELAEKTNLSPTVIQDIKSGKRDNPTFNSLISVIEALGAEIVFKKGNKELYHVPKVHA, from the coding sequence ATGAAAAGTAAATCCACTTTCGATAGAATTATGCAAAACCCTCAAAGGCGAAAATCCTTTGAAAAAAAGTATAACGAGTTTTATCTTTCTGAAATGATAAGCGAACTTATGGAACAAGAGCATATATCCGTGCGAGAGCTTGCGGAAAAGACCAATCTATCCCCAACCGTAATTCAAGATATTAAGTCAGGAAAAAGAGACAACCCTACTTTCAATAGCTTAATAAGTGTAATCGAAGCACTCGGGGCCGAAATAGTATTCAAGAAAGGCAATAAAGAACTCTACCATGTTCCGAAAGTCCATGCGTAG
- the tnpB gene encoding IS66 family insertion sequence element accessory protein TnpB (TnpB, as the term is used for proteins encoded by IS66 family insertion elements, is considered an accessory protein, since TnpC, encoded by a neighboring gene, is a DDE family transposase.): MELNPGNRKVYLRPGATDLRKSINTLSVIVEGKMKKDPYSASVFLFCNRKKDKLKMLYWDKSGFCLWQKRLEESKFPWPNSEEEVHKIPVERFHWLLNGIDFFKEHKKLKYKNVS; this comes from the coding sequence ATGGAGTTAAATCCCGGAAACAGAAAAGTGTATCTTCGACCTGGGGCGACGGATTTAAGGAAATCGATCAATACGCTCTCTGTAATCGTAGAAGGAAAGATGAAAAAAGATCCGTATTCGGCGAGCGTCTTTCTCTTCTGCAATCGCAAGAAAGATAAACTGAAGATGCTCTACTGGGATAAGAGCGGGTTTTGCCTTTGGCAGAAGAGACTGGAAGAGAGTAAATTCCCGTGGCCGAACTCAGAGGAGGAAGTGCATAAAATACCCGTTGAAAGGTTTCATTGGCTATTGAATGGGATCGATTTTTTCAAAGAGCACAAGAAACTAAAATACAAGAATGTCAGTTGA
- the tnpA gene encoding IS66 family insertion sequence element accessory protein TnpA: MKKTKIDWPKEFDDFSKSGLSQPQYCKERHLKYTTFRYHWERRSKHSEKNDFVEIPPSSTNSQSLVEAEFLTLKIDTSGKASLQVNVQFSLGRWS; encoded by the coding sequence ATGAAAAAAACGAAAATAGATTGGCCCAAAGAGTTTGATGACTTTTCAAAGAGTGGACTTTCCCAGCCTCAGTATTGTAAAGAAAGACACCTCAAATACACGACGTTTCGATATCATTGGGAGAGACGTTCTAAGCATTCAGAGAAGAACGACTTTGTAGAAATTCCTCCTTCCTCGACAAATTCTCAGTCATTGGTAGAAGCCGAATTTTTGACCCTAAAGATAGATACGTCGGGGAAGGCATCGCTCCAAGTAAACGTTCAGTTTAGTTTAGGACGATGGAGTTAA
- a CDS encoding type II toxin-antitoxin system RelE/ParE family toxin, with the protein MRKVKKPEYLVYQGPVFQIEWFFDKNSKSVSLEFFEGLSIDEQDDFLVLVKKMADTGKIFNEQKFRNEGDKIFAFKPKPNRFLCFFTVGKKIIITNGFPKRQDKLPANEKARAVAFRKDYLERTEAGAYYEK; encoded by the coding sequence ATGCGAAAAGTAAAAAAACCTGAATATTTAGTTTATCAAGGTCCGGTGTTTCAAATCGAATGGTTCTTTGATAAAAATTCTAAATCTGTCTCTTTAGAATTCTTTGAAGGTCTTTCAATAGATGAGCAAGATGACTTTCTTGTACTCGTGAAAAAGATGGCTGATACAGGAAAAATATTCAATGAACAAAAGTTCCGGAATGAAGGTGATAAAATTTTCGCCTTTAAACCTAAACCAAACAGGTTTCTTTGTTTTTTCACCGTGGGGAAAAAGATAATAATCACGAATGGATTTCCAAAGAGGCAAGACAAGTTACCAGCTAACGAAAAAGCTAGAGCAGTAGCATTTCGGAAAGATTATTTAGAAAGGACAGAGGCAGGGGCATATTATGAAAAGTAA
- a CDS encoding capsid protein, giving the protein MVGPHTFEQLVEIKKAFEANTAQNGASPFIDFNSSGAVLSMQSLDKVFVATVSTDKDFKFLKETPRRNINQVIAEYNRNKSHGGGWYNSSYIGQSDEPTYRDAVFERLYNEVNYIAEGFSYNKVVDTVNNSQDPELAQSNAALKRGMESQMRRIWFGKKDLNKLEQDGFETQIKALGSDFYTDCRGSLPAVDQMKFYSSQIRTRHFGLTNYAKMHPATKALYDQTYDRSGNGIVIQNNNQSPGSTTMSNVVSGVADSNAKDGVIVFDDDIWMDRHEWGVPLRRDQNGHWVEGPTSDTHSPAMPSFTVSTLNSVPGSLFTGSYVGDYKYRVCAGDLKNWSKASSAQTISVPLNGASELTITPGTGGVPETRYAIFRETGPNSNLIRYMREVRKNTAGPTTIVQDLNEDLPGTTIMVMGDFNSKSSSDDTRTLILSELLGYTKTLFPYGAGGVVRSRLGIVENYSVLQILAEEKFRVFTNVPVRI; this is encoded by the coding sequence ATAGTGGGACCACACACATTTGAACAACTTGTAGAAATTAAAAAAGCTTTTGAAGCAAACACCGCACAAAACGGAGCCTCACCTTTCATCGACTTCAATTCGTCGGGTGCGGTTCTCTCGATGCAATCGCTTGACAAGGTGTTTGTCGCAACCGTTTCCACGGACAAAGACTTTAAGTTTTTGAAAGAAACTCCTCGCCGAAATATCAATCAGGTCATCGCTGAATACAACAGAAACAAATCGCATGGCGGCGGTTGGTACAACTCTTCGTATATTGGTCAGTCAGACGAACCAACCTACAGAGACGCAGTATTCGAACGTCTTTACAACGAAGTGAACTATATCGCTGAGGGTTTTAGTTATAACAAAGTTGTAGATACGGTTAATAACTCGCAAGATCCAGAACTCGCACAATCAAACGCTGCACTCAAGCGGGGAATGGAATCCCAAATGAGACGGATTTGGTTTGGGAAAAAGGATCTAAACAAACTCGAACAAGACGGTTTCGAAACTCAAATCAAAGCGTTAGGAAGTGATTTCTATACCGATTGTCGCGGATCTCTTCCGGCGGTCGATCAGATGAAGTTTTATTCTTCGCAAATCCGAACCAGACACTTCGGACTTACGAATTACGCGAAGATGCACCCGGCGACCAAGGCTCTGTATGACCAGACTTATGATCGTTCCGGCAATGGAATTGTTATCCAAAATAACAATCAGTCTCCTGGTTCAACAACAATGTCTAACGTTGTCAGCGGAGTTGCGGATTCTAACGCAAAAGATGGCGTAATCGTTTTTGACGACGATATTTGGATGGATCGTCACGAGTGGGGAGTTCCACTTCGAAGAGATCAAAACGGACATTGGGTAGAAGGACCGACCTCCGATACACATTCTCCGGCGATGCCTTCCTTTACCGTTTCCACTTTGAATTCCGTACCGGGATCTTTGTTTACGGGTTCGTATGTCGGGGACTACAAATACCGTGTTTGTGCCGGTGATCTAAAGAACTGGTCTAAGGCTTCCTCCGCTCAAACCATTTCGGTTCCACTAAACGGTGCCTCCGAACTCACGATTACTCCGGGAACGGGTGGTGTACCTGAGACACGTTACGCGATCTTTAGAGAAACAGGACCAAATTCGAATCTTATCCGCTATATGCGGGAGGTGAGAAAAAACACCGCCGGACCTACGACGATCGTTCAAGATCTTAACGAAGATTTGCCTGGAACAACCATTATGGTCATGGGAGATTTTAACAGTAAATCTTCTTCGGATGATACAAGAACTCTGATTCTTTCCGAACTTCTCGGATATACAAAAACGCTATTTCCTTACGGAGCCGGGGGAGTGGTTCGTTCAAGACTTGGAATCGTTGAGAACTATAGCGTTCTACAGATTTTAGCGGAAGAAAAATTCAGAGTCTTTACGAACGTTCCGGTTCGAATCTAA
- a CDS encoding LPD1 domain-containing protein, translating to MTEIREVVRDTLLILKGKKYYNFDISTHKDLSIWRKFPNLKHPWRQIKAPPKPPFHRVKNENQKHTATHNPQTNEHVLQGKENGDFRLESEQVKSKKESDPRQPSLFTNLPHLKNQSKAIFRPVYTPGKIQDLGSLITEVKNALLDAGLESRAKEYLDLAYKGENDLNKILNLSYRYIRVTSENVNKILRSLVSEKVKDTKRSRSEAMLGNDNASGEHDVKASGPKTLQSNFLQDIVKELSNEGLSLSDKNYIERVKTSLERKQIPLAIKSKINEEVSRLEIKESSIVLKILRTYVSDSLLTYNEKNNPKPIDDDSPIKRSVISSKFRLLADNMEEAIQHRENPPISKQNPTRRRAGIASAMRDDAVKMRNIQAALYGLANEVEDARLPEYLKSIKSKKDIEGILSASKYLDRYRQIPDSNELKALDEKVSVSFRKFYRNSFLSESSNDIKIGSKGRVYNHSLDWALKNRLLSKSDYETILKFTLRDRNSNHETIHINNLEKIEELKRIFDLKENLEENLYVKPADKKSKNTVQIGEVKYEIFIKGKPDVNQYNTETLSMLRLGLDTYKKIEDAGKHLRGLIEKNQGRGPDPKLREIQKLEENLIGAKIPGFFPTPKPLAQRLVNEAQITLGMDVLEPSAGKGDLSEEILSSTGIKPDTIEYFGSLREILQKKEFNLVGSDFLEFKDKLYDRIIMNPPFEKGQDMAHIQHAYSLLKPGGRLVSIMSEGPFYREDSKSKNFRSWLDEIGGEAEQLPSGSFQGNDSFRQTGVSTRIVVIDKPKETSANKESNFETKVTNLPLETSALSEAMRGNKNAEGKHDTHGNEWIEQNQAAQVSNDTDREEIKKEESDVNIDIEHNVVQSILDVKEKNKEFKDFNDRVPGSRKEMAAIAKLLKNADLEKLDSATAERVVKKDRVLPQFDYTEYKNKGENGGLVFLKSKLYEAIASKPADSDYARKEYVQNLKEILDPILNAKTISEITDYANSFSRRTLRDFMSKIRSEISEFQSECSNSDQTKDSINAIAEKYKKIIGNTVPGTETIIEKLVSGEINQTYEIDRELYSLLNKYYYVNDSKPGLRLIPSVMGDRFANLLFTKTDPAIMVWRDALRYNPLSEETASKKYKDYVEKLELNSELQRNSFLKMYPNAKELQRKNPQFSEEYAKKIFLERTKEKDIPTREEWSKYPLNNVRDSDWSWAEKKKSTKQLNPNQKNLKRLPLGVILRKNGRAIQSSEISSKALSEDWGFRSVQFGNYMDDKSSKDHITRFVASMKDLEDALEIDLKKVNIQGRLNMAFGARGKPGQSASYSSNFRIINVTKTNGDGSVAHEFGHFFDHFCTGKDSKRDRSHFISMNPKGEFVKPIRELISAIYKNPDGTNTKFYNNALATRSKDLTERVEFFARGFEAFVEDKLAEKGMQNTYLVAPNRVTEDMHPLLAYQNEMKYPQGEERKRIVKAFDEFIKVFKSEFQLEKPFDKAAPRISSQEENYKTISDIVKESKKENPISFYKEET from the coding sequence ATGACTGAAATTCGAGAAGTTGTGCGCGATACTCTCCTGATTCTTAAAGGAAAAAAATATTACAACTTTGATATATCCACACACAAAGACTTATCTATTTGGAGAAAATTTCCAAACCTCAAACACCCTTGGAGACAAATCAAAGCCCCGCCAAAGCCCCCGTTTCACCGAGTAAAAAATGAGAATCAAAAACATACCGCGACTCATAACCCGCAAACTAACGAACATGTTTTGCAGGGGAAAGAGAACGGTGATTTCCGTTTAGAATCAGAACAGGTAAAATCGAAAAAAGAATCCGATCCGCGCCAACCGTCTCTTTTTACAAACCTTCCTCATCTAAAAAACCAATCGAAAGCAATTTTCAGACCAGTATATACTCCGGGGAAAATCCAAGATTTAGGATCCCTAATTACCGAGGTCAAAAACGCACTTCTCGATGCGGGGTTAGAATCTAGGGCAAAAGAATACTTGGATCTTGCTTACAAAGGAGAGAATGATCTAAATAAAATCCTCAATCTTTCATATCGATATATTCGAGTCACTTCCGAAAACGTAAATAAAATCTTACGGTCCTTAGTTTCCGAAAAAGTTAAAGATACGAAACGATCGCGTTCGGAAGCGATGCTTGGGAATGACAACGCATCGGGCGAACATGATGTTAAGGCGAGCGGACCGAAAACTCTTCAAAGTAACTTTTTACAAGATATTGTAAAAGAACTGAGTAACGAGGGTCTCTCTCTATCGGATAAAAATTACATTGAACGAGTGAAAACCTCCCTCGAAAGAAAACAGATACCTCTTGCGATTAAATCGAAGATAAACGAAGAGGTCTCGCGGCTTGAAATAAAAGAATCATCCATCGTCTTAAAAATATTAAGAACCTATGTAAGCGATTCTCTTCTTACATATAACGAAAAAAACAATCCTAAACCGATCGATGACGACTCACCCATAAAAAGATCAGTAATCTCTTCTAAATTTAGACTTCTCGCCGACAACATGGAAGAGGCAATTCAGCACAGAGAAAACCCTCCGATTTCTAAACAAAACCCGACGCGACGAAGGGCGGGAATCGCTTCCGCAATGAGAGACGACGCCGTAAAGATGAGAAACATTCAAGCTGCCCTCTATGGTCTCGCAAACGAGGTCGAAGACGCAAGACTTCCAGAGTATCTTAAAAGTATCAAAAGTAAAAAAGATATTGAGGGTATTTTATCGGCTTCAAAGTATCTGGACAGATATAGACAAATACCTGATTCGAATGAATTGAAAGCCTTAGATGAAAAAGTTTCTGTGAGTTTTCGTAAATTTTATAGGAATTCTTTTTTATCCGAATCATCGAATGATATAAAAATAGGATCAAAAGGCAGAGTATATAATCATAGTTTAGACTGGGCTTTGAAAAATAGACTCCTTTCGAAATCAGATTATGAAACAATTCTTAAATTCACTCTAAGAGATAGAAATTCGAATCATGAAACAATCCATATAAACAATCTTGAAAAAATAGAAGAGTTAAAACGGATCTTTGATTTAAAAGAAAATCTCGAAGAAAATCTGTATGTGAAACCCGCCGACAAAAAATCAAAGAATACGGTTCAAATTGGAGAAGTTAAATACGAAATCTTTATTAAGGGAAAACCAGATGTAAATCAATACAACACAGAAACATTAAGTATGCTCCGCCTCGGTCTTGATACGTATAAAAAGATCGAGGATGCGGGAAAACATTTACGCGGTCTTATTGAAAAGAATCAAGGTAGAGGACCGGATCCAAAATTACGGGAAATCCAAAAATTAGAAGAAAATCTCATTGGTGCCAAGATCCCAGGTTTCTTCCCGACCCCAAAACCGTTAGCACAAAGACTTGTAAATGAAGCTCAAATTACTCTCGGCATGGATGTACTGGAGCCCTCCGCAGGGAAAGGAGATCTTTCCGAAGAAATATTAAGCTCAACGGGTATCAAGCCCGATACGATCGAGTATTTCGGTTCCTTACGAGAAATTCTCCAAAAAAAAGAATTCAACTTAGTTGGTAGCGACTTCTTAGAGTTTAAAGACAAACTTTACGATCGAATTATAATGAATCCTCCGTTTGAAAAGGGTCAAGATATGGCTCACATTCAACACGCGTATTCGTTGTTGAAACCGGGCGGACGACTCGTAAGTATCATGTCCGAAGGTCCATTTTACCGAGAGGATTCGAAATCAAAAAATTTTAGAAGTTGGTTAGATGAGATCGGCGGCGAAGCGGAACAACTTCCTTCGGGATCATTTCAAGGTAACGACTCTTTTAGACAAACAGGGGTTAGTACAAGAATCGTAGTCATTGATAAACCTAAAGAGACATCTGCAAATAAAGAAAGTAATTTCGAAACCAAGGTTACGAATCTTCCTTTGGAAACTTCCGCTCTTTCCGAAGCGATGCGCGGTAACAAAAATGCAGAGGGTAAACACGACACACATGGAAATGAATGGATTGAACAAAACCAAGCCGCTCAAGTCTCAAACGATACCGATAGAGAGGAAATTAAAAAAGAGGAATCGGACGTAAATATCGACATTGAACATAATGTAGTTCAAAGCATACTTGATGTTAAAGAAAAAAACAAAGAATTCAAAGATTTTAATGATCGGGTGCCGGGATCTCGAAAAGAGATGGCCGCGATCGCAAAATTACTCAAGAATGCAGATTTAGAAAAACTGGATTCTGCAACAGCCGAAAGAGTCGTAAAAAAAGATCGAGTTCTTCCGCAGTTTGATTATACGGAGTACAAAAATAAAGGAGAGAATGGTGGTTTAGTTTTTCTCAAATCGAAGCTTTATGAAGCGATCGCTTCGAAACCTGCGGATTCTGATTATGCACGAAAGGAGTATGTTCAAAACTTAAAAGAAATCCTCGATCCGATCTTGAATGCGAAAACAATTTCCGAAATTACTGATTACGCGAATTCCTTTTCGAGAAGAACACTCCGAGATTTTATGAGTAAAATTCGCTCTGAGATTTCAGAATTCCAATCTGAATGTTCAAATTCGGACCAAACAAAAGATTCTATAAATGCAATTGCCGAAAAATACAAAAAGATCATCGGAAATACGGTTCCTGGTACAGAAACGATCATTGAAAAGTTAGTAAGCGGTGAAATAAATCAAACCTACGAAATAGATCGAGAACTTTATTCGTTATTGAACAAATATTATTATGTGAATGATTCTAAGCCTGGTCTACGACTCATTCCTTCGGTTATGGGGGATCGATTTGCAAACCTCTTATTCACAAAAACAGATCCCGCGATAATGGTTTGGAGGGATGCTTTAAGATACAATCCACTCAGCGAAGAAACAGCCTCCAAAAAATACAAAGATTATGTTGAGAAATTAGAATTAAACTCTGAACTTCAAAGAAATTCGTTTTTAAAAATGTATCCAAATGCAAAAGAATTACAAAGGAAAAATCCGCAGTTTAGCGAAGAGTATGCGAAAAAAATCTTCCTCGAAAGAACGAAAGAGAAAGATATTCCCACAAGAGAAGAATGGTCAAAATATCCCCTTAATAATGTTCGAGATTCAGATTGGTCTTGGGCTGAGAAAAAGAAGTCTACAAAACAATTAAATCCAAATCAAAAAAATCTTAAACGTTTACCATTAGGAGTGATATTAAGAAAAAACGGGCGAGCAATACAATCGAGTGAAATTTCTTCAAAAGCACTTTCCGAAGATTGGGGCTTTAGGTCCGTCCAGTTTGGAAATTACATGGATGATAAGTCATCCAAAGACCATATAACGCGATTTGTTGCTTCCATGAAGGATTTAGAAGACGCGTTAGAGATTGATTTAAAAAAAGTAAATATTCAAGGACGACTGAATATGGCTTTCGGTGCGCGGGGTAAACCGGGACAATCCGCGAGTTACAGTTCCAATTTTAGAATCATCAATGTAACGAAAACAAATGGGGACGGGTCAGTGGCGCACGAATTCGGACATTTCTTTGACCATTTCTGCACCGGAAAAGATTCTAAACGGGATCGAAGTCACTTTATTTCTATGAATCCCAAAGGTGAATTTGTAAAACCAATTCGAGAATTGATTTCTGCGATCTATAAAAATCCTGATGGCACAAATACGAAATTCTATAATAACGCGCTCGCAACGAGGAGCAAAGATCTCACTGAAAGAGTGGAGTTTTTCGCGCGCGGTTTTGAAGCATTTGTCGAGGACAAACTCGCAGAGAAAGGAATGCAAAATACTTATCTGGTTGCGCCGAATAGGGTAACGGAAGATATGCACCCGCTTCTAGCGTATCAAAATGAGATGAAATACCCTCAAGGAGAAGAAAGAAAACGAATAGTCAAAGCGTTCGACGAATTCATAAAGGTCTTTAAATCAGAATTTCAACTTGAAAAGCCGTTTGATAAAGCTGCACCGCGAATTTCCAGCCAAGAAGAAAATTATAAAACAATCAGCGATATTGTGAAAGAAAGTAAAAAAGAAAACCCGATTTCATTCTATAAGGAAGAAACTTGA
- a CDS encoding DUF2971 domain-containing protein, giving the protein MKYSEKVNQFLSEYIPGPKIYSQTYYHYTKLSTLIEILKNREVWFTDISFQNDTTEFSYGLERAKKVFSIVKTSMDLSDFSNKVADSFEKEIDNMGRNFRIFTFSLTLNRDNLVHWSRYARSNQGVSIGFDIYQLGLAEREGELPASFIPYQVIYDNDAQAKAFEKLFKCYLDHVQTTQGLTNVDVRQIGSLTIAMATHLCSFFKNEHFVDENELRFIKSVDVREPKKVQFRFQNETMIPYIICDLANEKVTPANLIKELILARGAKINKVAMEIFCNRLTNHKPTVFWQILARKTSRYRFPRLKKIS; this is encoded by the coding sequence ATGAAATATTCAGAAAAAGTTAATCAATTTCTAAGTGAATATATACCAGGTCCTAAAATATATTCTCAGACCTACTATCATTATACGAAACTTTCTACTCTTATTGAAATTCTAAAAAATCGGGAAGTATGGTTCACCGATATATCGTTTCAAAATGATACAACTGAGTTCAGCTACGGTTTAGAAAGAGCAAAGAAAGTATTTTCTATTGTAAAGACGAGTATGGATCTATCTGACTTTTCAAATAAGGTTGCTGATTCATTTGAGAAAGAGATCGATAACATGGGCAGAAATTTTCGTATTTTCACTTTTTCATTAACGTTGAATCGAGATAACCTCGTTCATTGGTCTCGATATGCACGATCAAATCAAGGGGTATCTATTGGTTTTGATATTTACCAGCTCGGCCTTGCTGAAAGAGAAGGAGAGCTCCCGGCTTCATTCATACCGTATCAAGTAATCTATGATAATGACGCTCAAGCAAAAGCATTTGAAAAATTATTTAAATGCTATCTAGATCATGTTCAGACGACCCAGGGTCTGACTAATGTAGATGTTCGTCAAATCGGTAGCTTAACAATTGCAATGGCAACTCATTTATGTTCTTTTTTTAAAAATGAGCATTTCGTAGATGAGAATGAATTACGATTCATAAAATCTGTCGACGTCAGAGAACCTAAAAAGGTCCAATTCCGATTCCAAAATGAGACTATGATACCCTATATCATTTGTGATCTGGCAAACGAAAAAGTAACACCAGCAAATCTGATTAAGGAATTGATACTTGCCCGCGGTGCGAAAATAAATAAAGTAGCAATGGAAATATTTTGTAACCGCCTAACGAACCACAAGCCCACCGTTTTTTGGCAGATCCTCGCAAGAAAGACTTCTCGGTATCGTTTCCCAAGACTTAAAAAGATCTCGTAA
- a CDS encoding DUF2971 domain-containing protein, with product MMLYKYRSINEFTFKLILDNELYFAKPSEFNDPFDSRTKTIYHGTFNEWYTLFRRNGMNHDESKQKAEEWEGKVIDDSMLGDRQASDDENRILCLSQVRDNILMWAHYADQHRGICLGFEVTELKKSRGLELEEDDFELPNPNYPKGYLSILDVNYNNVMPPPLNLLKESPSEIFRFLLRKNEDWKYEYESRLFLVNDWIKRNPVRFKKKILKEIIFGLRMSETDKKIIRDIITKNYVENGFDVRIFQCHESDVNYQLSIN from the coding sequence ATGATGCTCTATAAATACAGATCAATAAATGAATTTACTTTTAAACTGATATTGGACAACGAACTTTATTTCGCAAAGCCATCTGAATTTAATGATCCTTTTGATTCTAGGACAAAGACCATTTACCACGGAACATTTAATGAATGGTATACTTTATTTCGTAGGAATGGAATGAATCATGATGAGTCAAAGCAAAAAGCTGAAGAATGGGAAGGGAAGGTAATTGATGATTCAATGTTGGGGGATAGGCAGGCCTCGGATGACGAAAACAGAATATTATGTCTTTCACAGGTTCGGGATAATATTCTAATGTGGGCTCACTATGCAGATCAGCATAGAGGTATTTGTCTGGGATTTGAAGTTACTGAATTGAAAAAAAGTAGAGGATTGGAACTTGAAGAAGACGATTTCGAACTTCCAAATCCCAATTATCCGAAAGGTTATCTGTCAATACTCGATGTCAACTATAATAATGTAATGCCGCCGCCATTAAATTTACTCAAGGAATCTCCTTCTGAGATATTTCGGTTCTTACTAAGGAAAAATGAAGACTGGAAATATGAATATGAATCACGTTTATTTTTGGTAAATGATTGGATAAAAAGAAATCCAGTTCGTTTTAAGAAAAAAATACTTAAAGAGATTATTTTTGGATTAAGAATGTCGGAGACTGATAAAAAAATAATCCGAGATATTATTACTAAAAATTACGTAGAGAATGGCTTCGATGTTCGAATTTTTCAATGTCATGAAAGCGATGTTAATTATCAGCTTTCCATCAATTAA
- the tnpC gene encoding IS66 family transposase — MSLDLNSLPDDVEELKRIIILENNKYQEELRLQKQKESEHLDQIERLKIQLFGRKTEKWSQIEKDQGFLFNEIESSLQEDSPEPEEESLFSPVKSHTRKKTGRKPFPDYFPRIEILHDIPEIDKTCSCGHELTRIGEDKSEKLDIIPAKIQVEVHIRPKYACKHCEGTSDETLPVVRIAPVPHQIAEKSMLSSGFLAHTLTQKFADALPFYRQAGILQRSGVDISRSTLSNTAIQVFEKLSPMIEDVRRELFKSKYLQIDETILQVLNEEGKLNTSKSYMWVIRGFIREKPVVLYHYEPSRSAKFLEEWIQGFEGIIQTDGFESYDSLLKVKSKILHAGCWNHARRRFFEILKIDSKNVQAEWIVKKIGKLYTIESKAKVESLSSEEHLKLRQSESKPIVDEIRSWMNKRIVEVAPKSSMGKALSYLSGQWEKLLLFLDHPELQLDTNLVENDIRPFVIGRKNWLFSGCPQGATASAGFYSLIQNAKISGIDPYAYLRDLFKSWETIPRSLSCEDLPKNGGLVVR, encoded by the coding sequence ATGTCTTTGGATCTAAACTCTCTTCCTGATGATGTAGAAGAACTAAAAAGAATCATTATATTAGAGAATAATAAATATCAGGAAGAATTACGACTCCAAAAACAGAAAGAATCCGAACATTTGGATCAGATCGAGAGATTGAAGATCCAGCTTTTCGGGAGAAAGACTGAGAAATGGAGTCAGATCGAAAAAGATCAAGGATTTCTTTTTAACGAAATAGAAAGCTCCTTGCAAGAAGATTCTCCTGAACCCGAAGAAGAAAGTCTTTTTAGTCCTGTTAAAAGCCATACAAGAAAGAAGACGGGAAGAAAACCTTTCCCGGACTACTTTCCAAGAATCGAAATCCTACATGATATTCCTGAAATTGATAAAACCTGTTCTTGTGGTCACGAGCTTACTCGTATCGGAGAAGACAAGTCCGAGAAGTTAGATATTATCCCGGCTAAAATACAAGTCGAAGTTCATATTCGCCCTAAGTATGCGTGTAAGCATTGTGAAGGAACTTCTGATGAAACTCTACCTGTCGTAAGAATCGCGCCGGTTCCCCATCAGATCGCTGAGAAGAGTATGCTTTCTTCCGGATTCTTAGCTCACACGCTTACTCAAAAGTTTGCGGATGCTCTTCCGTTTTACAGACAAGCCGGGATTCTCCAGAGATCGGGAGTGGATATTTCAAGGAGCACCCTTTCCAATACCGCAATTCAAGTTTTTGAAAAACTTTCTCCGATGATCGAGGATGTGAGAAGGGAACTTTTCAAATCGAAGTATTTGCAGATCGATGAGACGATTCTTCAAGTGTTAAACGAAGAAGGAAAGTTGAATACATCCAAATCGTATATGTGGGTGATCCGAGGGTTCATCAGAGAAAAGCCCGTTGTTCTCTATCATTATGAGCCGAGTCGGAGCGCTAAGTTTTTAGAAGAATGGATCCAGGGATTTGAAGGAATCATCCAAACGGACGGTTTTGAATCTTACGATTCTTTGTTGAAAGTTAAATCTAAGATTCTTCACGCGGGATGTTGGAATCATGCGAGGAGGAGATTTTTCGAAATTCTAAAAATCGATTCTAAGAATGTGCAAGCAGAATGGATCGTAAAGAAAATCGGTAAGCTTTATACAATCGAGTCAAAAGCTAAGGTAGAAAGTTTAAGTTCTGAAGAACATCTGAAACTCAGGCAATCCGAATCTAAGCCTATCGTTGATGAGATTCGTTCTTGGATGAACAAACGGATCGTCGAAGTTGCTCCCAAATCTTCTATGGGAAAAGCGCTCTCTTATCTTTCTGGCCAGTGGGAAAAACTGCTTCTCTTTTTGGATCATCCGGAATTGCAATTAGATACGAATCTCGTTGAGAACGACATTCGTCCTTTTGTGATCGGTAGAAAAAACTGGCTCTTCTCCGGTTGTCCACAAGGGGCAACTGCGAGCGCGGGATTCTATTCGTTAATTCAAAATGCAAAGATCTCAGGTATCGATCCTTACGCTTATTTACGAGATCTTTTTAAGTCTTGGGAAACGATACCGAGAAGTCTTTCTTGCGAGGATCTGCCAAAAAACGGTGGGCTTGTGGTTCGTTAG